A window from Capricornis sumatraensis isolate serow.1 chromosome 5, serow.2, whole genome shotgun sequence encodes these proteins:
- the CBLL1 gene encoding E3 ubiquitin-protein ligase Hakai isoform X2: protein MDHTDNELQGTNSSGSLGGLDVRRRIPIKLISKQGNKAKASPRTPRTLNRMPAKAPAGDEGFDYNEEERYDCKGGELFGNQRRFPGHLFWDFQINILGEKDDTPVHFCDKCGLPIKIYGRMIPCKHVFCYDCAILHEKKGDKMCPGCSDPVQRIEQCTRGSLFMCSIVQGCKRTYLSQRDLQAHINHRHMRAGKPVTRASLENVHPPPIAPPPAEIPDRFIMPPDKHHMSHIPPKQHIMMPPPPLQHVPHEHYNQPHEDIRAPPAELSMAPPPPRSVSQETFRISTRKHSNLITVPIQDDSNPGAREPPPPAPAPAHHHPEYQGQPVVSHPHHIMPPQQHYAPPPPPPPPISHPMPHPPQAAGTPHLVYSQAPPPPMTSAPPPITPPPGHIIAQMPPYMNHPPPGPPPPQHGGPPVTAPPPHHYNPNSLPQFTEDQGTLSPPFTQPGGMSPGIWPAPRGPPPPPRMQGPPSQTPLPGPHHPDQTRYRPYYQ, encoded by the exons ATGGATCACACTG ACAATGAGTTACAAGGCACTAATAGTTCTGGATCATTGGGTGGTCTTGATGTTCGAAGACGAATTCCTATAAAGCTCATCTCCAAACAAGGGAACAAAGCCAAAGCTTCACCTCGAACTCCAAGGACTCTAAACAGGATGCCTGCAAAGGCTCCAGCTGGTGATGAAG GATTTGATTATAATGAAGAAGAACGGTATGACTGTAAAGGGGGTGAACTGTTTGGAAATCAACGAAGATTTCCTGGACACCTTTTTTGGGACTTTCAg ATAAACATCTTAGGTGAAAAGGATGATACTCCAGTTCATTTCTGTGACAAATGTGGATTACCTATTAAAATTTATGGGCGAATG ATTCCATGCAAGCATGTGTTTTGCTATGACTGTGctattttacatgaaaaaaaggGAGATAAGATGTGTCCGGG CTGTAGTGATCCTGTGCAGCGAATTGAGCAGTGTACACGAGGTTCTCTCTTCATGTGTAGCATTGTTCAAGGGTGCAAGAGAACATACTTGTCTCAGAGAGACTTACAGGCTCATATCAACCACCGCCATATGAGAGCTGGAAAACCTGTTACCCGGGCTTCACTTGAAAATGTTCATCCTCCTCCTATTGCCCCACCACCAGCTGAAATCCCCGATCGCTTTATCATGCCGCCAGACAAGCACCATATGAGCCATATTCCGCCAAAGCAGCACATCATGATGCCACCACCTCCTTTGCAACATGTGCCCCACGAGCACTATAATCAGCCACACGAGGATATCCGTGCTCCTCCAGCTGAATTGTCCATGGCTCCTCCTCCACCTCGCTCAGTCAGTCAGGAAACCTTTCGTATTTCAACAAGAAAACACAGCAATTTAATAACTGTCCCTATTCAGGATGACTCAAATCCAGGTGCTAGAGAACCACCACCTCCTGCCCCCGCACCTGCTCACCATCATCCTGAATATCAGGGTCAACCAGTGGTCTCGCACCCTCATCATATTATGCCTCCACAGCAACATTAtgcaccacccccacctcctccaccacCAATAAGCCATCCAATGCCACATCCTCCCCAGGCTGCAGGTACTCCTCACTTGGTGTATAGCCAAGCTCCACCTCCACCAATGACCTCTGCTCCACCACCAATTACCCCTCCCCCTGGACATATTATTGCCCAGATGCCACCTTATATGAATCATCCTCCTCCAGGACCTCCCCCACCTCAACATGGTGGTCCACCTGTAACTGCACCCCCTCCTCACCATTACAATCCCAACTCTTTACCCCAGTTCACTGAAGATCAAGGAACTCTGAGCCCTCCATTTACACAACCAGGGGGAATGAGTCCTGGTATATGGCCTGCACCGAGagggccacctcctcctccacgaATGCAGGGTCCGCCTTCTCAAACCCCACTACCTGGACCACATCATCCAGATCAGACAAGATATAGACCGTATTACCAATGA
- the CBLL1 gene encoding E3 ubiquitin-protein ligase Hakai isoform X1: MDHTDNELQGTNSSGSLGGLDVRRRIPIKLISKQGNKAKASPRTPRTLNRMPAKAPAGDEEGFDYNEEERYDCKGGELFGNQRRFPGHLFWDFQINILGEKDDTPVHFCDKCGLPIKIYGRMIPCKHVFCYDCAILHEKKGDKMCPGCSDPVQRIEQCTRGSLFMCSIVQGCKRTYLSQRDLQAHINHRHMRAGKPVTRASLENVHPPPIAPPPAEIPDRFIMPPDKHHMSHIPPKQHIMMPPPPLQHVPHEHYNQPHEDIRAPPAELSMAPPPPRSVSQETFRISTRKHSNLITVPIQDDSNPGAREPPPPAPAPAHHHPEYQGQPVVSHPHHIMPPQQHYAPPPPPPPPISHPMPHPPQAAGTPHLVYSQAPPPPMTSAPPPITPPPGHIIAQMPPYMNHPPPGPPPPQHGGPPVTAPPPHHYNPNSLPQFTEDQGTLSPPFTQPGGMSPGIWPAPRGPPPPPRMQGPPSQTPLPGPHHPDQTRYRPYYQ; encoded by the exons ATGGATCACACTG ACAATGAGTTACAAGGCACTAATAGTTCTGGATCATTGGGTGGTCTTGATGTTCGAAGACGAATTCCTATAAAGCTCATCTCCAAACAAGGGAACAAAGCCAAAGCTTCACCTCGAACTCCAAGGACTCTAAACAGGATGCCTGCAAAGGCTCCAGCTGGTGATGAAG AAGGATTTGATTATAATGAAGAAGAACGGTATGACTGTAAAGGGGGTGAACTGTTTGGAAATCAACGAAGATTTCCTGGACACCTTTTTTGGGACTTTCAg ATAAACATCTTAGGTGAAAAGGATGATACTCCAGTTCATTTCTGTGACAAATGTGGATTACCTATTAAAATTTATGGGCGAATG ATTCCATGCAAGCATGTGTTTTGCTATGACTGTGctattttacatgaaaaaaaggGAGATAAGATGTGTCCGGG CTGTAGTGATCCTGTGCAGCGAATTGAGCAGTGTACACGAGGTTCTCTCTTCATGTGTAGCATTGTTCAAGGGTGCAAGAGAACATACTTGTCTCAGAGAGACTTACAGGCTCATATCAACCACCGCCATATGAGAGCTGGAAAACCTGTTACCCGGGCTTCACTTGAAAATGTTCATCCTCCTCCTATTGCCCCACCACCAGCTGAAATCCCCGATCGCTTTATCATGCCGCCAGACAAGCACCATATGAGCCATATTCCGCCAAAGCAGCACATCATGATGCCACCACCTCCTTTGCAACATGTGCCCCACGAGCACTATAATCAGCCACACGAGGATATCCGTGCTCCTCCAGCTGAATTGTCCATGGCTCCTCCTCCACCTCGCTCAGTCAGTCAGGAAACCTTTCGTATTTCAACAAGAAAACACAGCAATTTAATAACTGTCCCTATTCAGGATGACTCAAATCCAGGTGCTAGAGAACCACCACCTCCTGCCCCCGCACCTGCTCACCATCATCCTGAATATCAGGGTCAACCAGTGGTCTCGCACCCTCATCATATTATGCCTCCACAGCAACATTAtgcaccacccccacctcctccaccacCAATAAGCCATCCAATGCCACATCCTCCCCAGGCTGCAGGTACTCCTCACTTGGTGTATAGCCAAGCTCCACCTCCACCAATGACCTCTGCTCCACCACCAATTACCCCTCCCCCTGGACATATTATTGCCCAGATGCCACCTTATATGAATCATCCTCCTCCAGGACCTCCCCCACCTCAACATGGTGGTCCACCTGTAACTGCACCCCCTCCTCACCATTACAATCCCAACTCTTTACCCCAGTTCACTGAAGATCAAGGAACTCTGAGCCCTCCATTTACACAACCAGGGGGAATGAGTCCTGGTATATGGCCTGCACCGAGagggccacctcctcctccacgaATGCAGGGTCCGCCTTCTCAAACCCCACTACCTGGACCACATCATCCAGATCAGACAAGATATAGACCGTATTACCAATGA